The Phalacrocorax carbo chromosome 11, bPhaCar2.1, whole genome shotgun sequence genome includes a region encoding these proteins:
- the LOC135315427 gene encoding LOW QUALITY PROTEIN: relaxin receptor 2-like (The sequence of the model RefSeq protein was modified relative to this genomic sequence to represent the inferred CDS: inserted 2 bases in 1 codon; substituted 1 base at 1 genomic stop codon) codes for MGLLLILLPSLFYAATKPPPTHSQRDGHMCALGSSPAATPPPAAPGPPLQQGARLWQPSCRGGRRVRPTAAEDEGDACRKPSSQGPLVLPHPAQNRGPSPQRIPSAGLRGCGLHPAGPRRGTLRLLQHGQDGYEQGTHHRKTSLEGRDLKRNKIHSLLDAQLARYRSLKKLXVFLQNNKIQLISPKAFAGLSQLKMLFLGHNRITQLKPPVSGDLHRLEWLMLDSSRIATIIPTMLTHIRTPMHLIPSIHSVTFQKLTNFSHTYFRKLQHCSYLPHVRSCKPSADGISSFENLLADTVLHIFVQVVACFGNLFVTCMQSLVAMENSQHTTAIQSLCCADSLMGIYVFIIGAFNLKYLGNYSQHAECRLGSPQHRLDGQPPLAMMSSEVSVLLLTYMTLENSSSLVLLFSHRRAGKKQTISVLVVIWLLGFSLGIIPPWSRETFGKYYGRNGVRFPLPSDLGERPSAQGYSTTIYLGLNLTAFITIIFAYSGMFYSIHITASKTAEACTCSGEVXKWIFIILTDALCWIPIFLLRLLSLLQVEMPGTVTSWVVTSTLPINSALNPTLHPVTATASQEEGTGRPSRWSCTSPAELSPGDAGGAGMPVAPRPAGRYLRLREEAHGAALGRSGVRAWLSMKVSPSASRYR; via the exons AGCCCCCCCCGACCCACTCCCAGCGGGACGGGCACATGTGTGCCCTGGGCAGTTCCCCAGCAGCGACCCCTCCGCCCGCTGCCCCAGGCCCCCCGCTGCAACAGGGAGCCCGGCTGTGGCAACCCAGCTGCCGAGGAGGACGGCGGGTCAGG CCGACGGCAGCGGAAGATGAGGGTGACGCCTGCCGTAAGCCTTCCTCCCAGGGGCCGCTCGTCCTTCCCCACCCCGCGCAGAACCGCGGCCCCTCCCCTCAGCGCATCCCctctgcggggctgcggggctgcgggctGCACCCAGCGGGACCTCGCCGCGGTACCCTGCGGCTCCTCCAGCACGGCCAGGAC GGGTACGAGCAGGGCACGCACCACAGGAAAACGAGCTTAGAGGGAAG ggatctgaaaagaaataaaatccattcTCTGCTGGATGCTCAGCTTGCCAGGTACAGAAGCCTGAAGAAGCTCTGAgt GTTTTTGCAAAACAACAAGATCCAGTTGATTTCTCCCAAAGCCTTTGCTGGACTTTCTCAGCTTAAAATGTT GTTCCTCGGCCATAACAGGATCACGCAGCTGAAGCCCCCAGTTTCTGGGGACCTGCATCGCCTCGAGTGGCt GATGCTGGACAGCAGCAGGATTGCCACAATCATCCCCACAATGCTT ACGCACATACGTACTCCCATGCATCTGATCCCCAGCATCCACAGCGTCACCTTCCAGAAGCTGACCAACTTCTCCCACAC CTACTTCAGGAAGCTCCAGCACTGTAGCTACCTGCCCCACGTGCGCAGCTGCAAGCCCAGCGCCGATGGCATCTCCTCCTTCGAGAACCTCCTCGCCGACACCGTCCTGCACATCTTTGTCCAGGTCGTCGCCTGCTTTGGCAACCTCTTTGTCACCTGCATGCAGTCCCTTGTGGCCATGGAGAACAGCCAGCACACTACGGCCATCCAgtccctgtgct GTGCAGACAGCCTGATGGGCATCTACGTCTTCATCATCGGAGCCTTCAACCTCAAGTACTTGGGCAATTACAGCCAGCACGCCGAGTGCCggctgggcagcccccagcaccggCTGGATGGGCAGCCCCCA CTGGCCATGATGTCCTCAGAGGTGTCAGTCCTGCTGCTGACCTACATGACCCTGGAGAACTCCTCCTCCCTTGTTTTGCTGTTCAGCCACCGCAGAGCTGGCAAGAAGCAGACCATCTCGGTGCTAGTGGTCATCTGGCTTCTGGGCTTCTCGCTCGGCATCATCCCCCCGTGGTCCAGGGAGACCTTTGGGAAGTACTACGGGAGGAACGGGGTGCGCTTCCCACTGCCGTCTGACCTGGGCGAGCGGCCCAGTGCCCAGGGCTACTCCACCACCATCTACCTGG GCTTGAATCTCACAGCTTTCATTACCATCATCTTTGCTTATTCTGGCATGTTCTACTCCATCCACATCACTGCATCCAAAACAGCAGAGGCTTGCACCTGCTCCGGGGAAGT AAAGTGGATCTTCATCATCCTCACTGATGCTCTCTGCTGGATACCCATCTTCCTCCTCAggctgctctccctgctgcaggtggAAATGCCAG GCACCGTCACCTCTTGGGTGGTCACCTCCACCCTGCCCATCAACAGCGCCCTGAATCCCACCCTCCACCCCGTCACCGCCACCGCCTCCCAGGAGGAGGGGACGGGCAGACCGAGCCGCTGGAGCTGCACGAGTCCCGCAGAGCTCTCCCCTGGTGACGCCGGCGGCGCAGGGATGCCCGTGGCTCCCCGGCCTGCCGGGCGCTACCTCCGGCTCCGCGAGGAAGCGCATGGCGCGGCTCTGGGACGCTCCGGTGTTAGGGCATGGCTGAGCATGAAGGTTTCCCCATCAGCCAGCAGATATCGTTAG